One window of the Larus michahellis unplaced genomic scaffold, bLarMic1.1 SCAFFOLD_533, whole genome shotgun sequence genome contains the following:
- the KPTN gene encoding KICSTOR complex protein kaptin isoform X1, whose amino-acid sequence MADPWGEGRGSDAGSLGGTGGIPWWILREERGDPVPALSRRPDPLGSPRIPAQPLSPAAVLQSWSIQQDGPISKVLLFPLPSAPEVDPGAAQPYGLLVTSAIELSVVYRDVLAKGLGDQLILPASDQHDSVLCALVTDIDFDGSAEILLGTYGQELLCYKYDSPGQFRLVWTRRFPSPLLSMLYADLTADGVCELAVVCLKGLHVLQPRTHRAPGSRAAAETSATPAGGRRRRRRRRGGTPPNAAVFSPKLIKTSPRRRLRAPGWGRGRGAGREGHRGFWGRSLRFWGRSPRFWGRSLRVSPRAQVLGSNP is encoded by the exons ATGGCGGACCcttggggagaagggaggggatcTGACGCCGGATCCTTGGGAGGAACCGGGGGGATCCCGTGGTGGATCCTCCGGGAGGAGCGAGGGGATCCCGTGCCGGCCCTGTCCCGCCGGCCGGATCCCCTCGGATCCCCTCGGATCCCGGCCCAGCCGCTCTCTCCCGCAGCCGTCCTGCAGAGCTGGAGCATCCAACAGGACGGTCCCATCTCCAAGGTCCTGCTCTTCCCGCTGCCGTCGGCGCCGGAGG tggATCCCGGCGCGGCCCAGCCCTACGGCCTCCTGGTCACCAGCGCCATCGAGCTCTCCGTCGTCTACCG cgACGTCCTCGCCAAGGGCCTGGGCGACCAGTTGATCCTCCCGGCCAGCGACCAGCACGACAGCGTCCTCTGCGCCCTGGTGACCGACATCGACTTCGACGGCTCCGCCGAGATCCTCCTCGGCACCTACGGCCAA GAACTTCTCTGTTATAAATACGACTCTCCCGGCCAATTCCGGCTCGTCTGGACGCGGCGCTTCCCCAGCCCGTTGCTCTCCATGCTCTACGCCGACCTCACCGCCGACGGCGTCTGCGAGCTGGCCGTCGTCTGCCTCAAAGGCCTCCACGTCCTGCAG CCTAGAACCCACCGCGCGCCAGGTTCTAGAGCGGCTGCGGAGACGAGCGCGACGCCGGCGGgaggaaggcggcggcggcggcgacgacgCGGCGGGACGCCCCCCAACGCGGCGGTTTTCTCCCCAAAATTAATAAAGACGTCACCGCGCCGCCGGCTCCGGGCtccgggatggggacggggacggggggcggggagggagggacatCGCGGGTTTTGGGGTCGGAGCCTTCGTTTTTGGGGTCGGAGCCCCCGATTTTGGGGTCGGAGCCTTCGTGTCTCTCCGAGAGCCCAAGTTTTGGGGTCGAACCCGTAA
- the KPTN gene encoding KICSTOR complex protein kaptin isoform X2, producing MADPWGEGRGSDAGSLGGTGGIPWWILREERGDPVPALSRRPDPLGSPRIPAQPLSPAAVLQSWSIQQDGPISKVLLFPLPSAPEVDPGAAQPYGLLVTSAIELSVVYRDVLAKGLGDQLILPASDQHDSVLCALVTDIDFDGSAEILLGTYGQELLCYKYDSPGQFRLVWTRRFPSPLLSMLYADLTADGVCELAVVCLKGLHVLQHSLEPTARQVLERLRRRARRRREEGGGGGDDAAGRPPTRRFSPQN from the exons ATGGCGGACCcttggggagaagggaggggatcTGACGCCGGATCCTTGGGAGGAACCGGGGGGATCCCGTGGTGGATCCTCCGGGAGGAGCGAGGGGATCCCGTGCCGGCCCTGTCCCGCCGGCCGGATCCCCTCGGATCCCCTCGGATCCCGGCCCAGCCGCTCTCTCCCGCAGCCGTCCTGCAGAGCTGGAGCATCCAACAGGACGGTCCCATCTCCAAGGTCCTGCTCTTCCCGCTGCCGTCGGCGCCGGAGG tggATCCCGGCGCGGCCCAGCCCTACGGCCTCCTGGTCACCAGCGCCATCGAGCTCTCCGTCGTCTACCG cgACGTCCTCGCCAAGGGCCTGGGCGACCAGTTGATCCTCCCGGCCAGCGACCAGCACGACAGCGTCCTCTGCGCCCTGGTGACCGACATCGACTTCGACGGCTCCGCCGAGATCCTCCTCGGCACCTACGGCCAA GAACTTCTCTGTTATAAATACGACTCTCCCGGCCAATTCCGGCTCGTCTGGACGCGGCGCTTCCCCAGCCCGTTGCTCTCCATGCTCTACGCCGACCTCACCGCCGACGGCGTCTGCGAGCTGGCCGTCGTCTGCCTCAAAGGCCTCCACGTCCTGCAG CACAGCCTAGAACCCACCGCGCGCCAGGTTCTAGAGCGGCTGCGGAGACGAGCGCGACGCCGGCGGgaggaaggcggcggcggcggcgacgacgCGGCGGGACGCCCCCCAACGCGGCGGTTTTCTCCCCAAAATTAA
- the SLC8A2 gene encoding sodium/calcium exchanger 2 isoform X1, translating into MAARRAALVAALLLAEPCAPEAASAAAASSEANGTCQGSNRCQPGVLLPVWQPDNPSFGDKAARAIVYFVAMMYMFLGVSIIADRFMASIEVITSKEKEITITKANGETSIGTVRIWNETVSNLTLMALGSSAPEILLSVIEVCGHNFQAGELGPGTIVGSAAFNMFVVIAVCVYVIPSGESRKIKHLRVFFVTASWSIFAYIWLYLILAVISPGVVQVWEALLTLVFFPVCVVFAWAADKRLLFYKYVYKRYRADPRSGIIIGTEGELPKGIEMDGGFPAGPERREAEGLPASPALPAPTPEEKELDESRREVIQILKDLKQKHPEKELEQLVEMANYYALLHQQKSRAFYRIQATRMMTGAGNILKKHVAEFSKRSSTLLEVPSDAEEETCSRIFFEPCLYHCLENCGSVTLSVACQQGAEANHTFYVDYKTEDGSAKAGSDYEYSEGTLIFKPGETQKELKIGIIDDDIFEEDEHFFVRLLNLRVGDAEGMFETDSAEHPKGRLVAPLVATVTILDDDHAGIFTFQDRLLHVSECQGTVEVTVVRSSGARGTVLLPYRTLEGTARGGGVHYEDACGELEFRNDETAKTLQVKIVDDEEYEKKDNFFIELGQPRWLKRGISALLLAQADGDRKLSAEEEEARRIAEMGKPILGENCKLEVIIEESYDFKNTVDKLIKKTNLAMVIGTHSWREQFLEAITVSAGEEEEDDDGREERLPSCFDYVMHFLTVFWKVLFACVPPTEYCNGWACFGVSILLIGILTALIGDLAAHFGCTVGLKDSVNAVVFVALGTSIPDTFASKVAALQDQCADASIGNVTGSNAVNVFLGLGVAWSVAAIYWAAQGRDFEVQTGTLAFSVTLFTIFAFVCISVLMYRRRPHIGGELGGPRTPKLLTAGLFLGLWLLYILFASLEAYCHIKGF; encoded by the exons ATGGCGGCCCGGCGGGCGGCCTTGGTGGCCGCGCTGCTGTTGGCCGAGCCCTGCGCCCCCGAGGCGGCGTCGGCGGCAGCGGCGTCTTCCGAGGCCAACGGGACCTGCCAGGGCTCCAACCGCTGCCAACCCGGCGTCCTCCTGCCCGTCTGGCAGCCCGACAACCCCTCCTTCGGCGACAAGGCCGCCCGCGCCATCGTCTACTTCGTGGCCATGATGTACATGTTCCTGGGCGTCTCCATCATCGCCGACCGCTTCATGGCCTCCATCGAGGTCATCACCTCCAAGGAGAAGGAGATCACCATCACCAAGGCCAACGGGGAGACCAGCATCGGCACCGTCCGCATCTGGAACGAGACGGTCTCCAACCTCACCCTGATGGCGCTGGGTTCCTCGGCCCCCGAGATCCTCCTCTCCGTCATCGAGGTCTGCGGCCACAATTTCCAGGCGGGCGAGCTGGGGCCCGGCACCATCGTGGGCAGCGCGGCCTTCAACATGTTCGTGGTCATCGCCGTCTGCGTCTACGTCATCCCCAGCGGCGAGAGCCGCAAGATCAAGCACCTGCGGGTCTTCTTCGTCACTGCCTCCTGGAGCATCTTCGCCTACATCTGGCTCTACCTCATCCTGGCCGTCATCTCCCCCGGGGTGGTGCAGGTGTGGGAGGCCCTCCTCACCCTCGTCTTCTTCCCCGTCTGCGTGGTCTTCGCCTGGGCCGCCGACAAGCGCCTCCTCTTCTACAAGTACGTCTACAAGCGTTACCGGGCCGACCCCCGCAGCGGCATCATCATCGGCACCGAGGGCGAACTCCCCAAGGGCATCGAGATGGACGGCGGCTTCCCCGCCGGCCCCGAACGCCGCGAGGCCGAAGgcctccccgcctccccggccctgcccgcccccacgccggaggagaaggagctggacGAGAGCCGCCGGGAGGTCATCCAGATCTTGAAGGACCTCAAGCAGAAGCACCCCGAGAAGGAACTGGAGCAACTGGTGGAGATGGCCAACTACTACGCCCTCCTCCACCAGCAGAAGAGCCGGGCCTTCTACCGCATCCAGGCCACCCGCATGATGACCGGCGCCGGCAACATCCTCAAGAAACACGTGGCCGAGTTCTCCAAGAGGTCCTCCACCCTGCTGGAGGTGCCCTCGGACGCCGAGGAGGAGACCTGCAGCCGCATCTTCTTCGAGCCGTGCCTCTACCACTGCCTGGAGAACTGCGGCTCGGTGACGCTCTCGGTGGCTTGCCAACAGGGGGCCGAGGCCAACCACACCTTCTACGTGGACTACAAGACGGAGGACGGCTCGGCCAAGGCGGGCTCCGACTACGAGTACAGCGAGGGGACGCTCATCTTCAAGCCGGGGGAGACCCAGAAGGAGCTGAAGATCGGCATCATCGACGACGACATCTTCGAGGAGGACGAGCACTTCTTCGTCCGCCTCCTCAACCTCCGGGTGGGCGACGCCGAAGGCATGTTCGAGACCGACTCGGCCGAGCACCCCAAGGGCCGCTTGGTGGCCCCTTTGGTGGCCACCGTCACCATCTTGGACGACGACCACGCCGGCATCTTCACCTTCCAGGACCGGCTGCTGCACGTCAGCGAGTGCCAGGGGACGGTGGAGGTGACGGTGGTGCGCAGCTCGGGCGCCCGCGGCACCGTCCTCCTGCCCTACCGCACCCTGGAGGGGacggcccgcggcggcggcgtccACTACGAGGACGCCTGCGGGGAGCTGGAGTTCCGCAACGACGAGACCGC GAAGACGCTGCAGGTGAAGATCGTGGACGACGAGGAGTACGAGAAGAAGGACAACTTCTTCATCGAGCTGGGGCAGCCGCGTTGGCTCAAACGGGGCATCTCGG CCCTCCTGCTCGCCCAAG CAGACGGTGACCGGAAGCTCtccgccgaggaggaggaggctcgGCGCATCGCCGAGATGGGCAAACCCATCCTGGGGGAGAACTGCAAGCTGGAGGTCATCATCGAGGAGTCCTACGACTTCAAG AACACGGTGGACAAGCTGATCAAGAAGACCAACCTGGCCATGGTGATCGGGACGCACTCCTGGCGGGAACAGTTCCTGGAAGCCATCACCGTCAGCGCAG gcgaggaggaggaggacgacgacGGGCGGGAGGAGCGGTTGCCCTCCTGCTTCGACTATGTGATGCACTTCCTGACGGTCTTCTGGAAGGTTCTCTTCGCCTGCGTGCCCCCCACCGAGTACTGCAACGGCTGGGCCTGCTTCGGCGTCTCCATCCTCCTCATCGGCATCCTCACCGCCCTCATCGGCGACCTGGCCGCCCACTTCGGCTGCACCGTGGGCCTCAAGGACTCCGTCAACGCcgtcgtcttcgtggccctcggcacctccatccccg ACACCTTCGCCAGCAAGGTGGCCGCGCTGCAGGACCAGTGCGCGGACGCCTCCATCGGCAACGTGACGGGCTCCAACGCCGTCAACGtcttcctggggctgggggtcgcCTGGTCGGTGGCCGCCATTTACTGGGCGGCGCAAGGCCGGGACTTCGAGGTGCAGACGGGGACCTTGGCCTTCTCCGTCACCCTCTTCACCATCTTCGCCTTCGTCTGCATCAGCGTCCTCATGTATCGCCGCCGGCCCCACATCGGGGGCGAGCTGGGGGGGCCCCGCACCCCCAAACTCCTCACCGCCGGCCTCTTCCTCGGCCTCTGGCTCCTCTACATCCTCTTCGCCAGCCTGGAAGCCTATTGTCACATCAAGGGCTTCTGA
- the SLC8A2 gene encoding sodium/calcium exchanger 2 isoform X2 — MAARRAALVAALLLAEPCAPEAASAAAASSEANGTCQGSNRCQPGVLLPVWQPDNPSFGDKAARAIVYFVAMMYMFLGVSIIADRFMASIEVITSKEKEITITKANGETSIGTVRIWNETVSNLTLMALGSSAPEILLSVIEVCGHNFQAGELGPGTIVGSAAFNMFVVIAVCVYVIPSGESRKIKHLRVFFVTASWSIFAYIWLYLILAVISPGVVQVWEALLTLVFFPVCVVFAWAADKRLLFYKYVYKRYRADPRSGIIIGTEGELPKGIEMDGGFPAGPERREAEGLPASPALPAPTPEEKELDESRREVIQILKDLKQKHPEKELEQLVEMANYYALLHQQKSRAFYRIQATRMMTGAGNILKKHVAEFSKRSSTLLEVPSDAEEETCSRIFFEPCLYHCLENCGSVTLSVACQQGAEANHTFYVDYKTEDGSAKAGSDYEYSEGTLIFKPGETQKELKIGIIDDDIFEEDEHFFVRLLNLRVGDAEGMFETDSAEHPKGRLVAPLVATVTILDDDHAGIFTFQDRLLHVSECQGTVEVTVVRSSGARGTVLLPYRTLEGTARGGGVHYEDACGELEFRNDETAKTLQVKIVDDEEYEKKDNFFIELGQPRWLKRGISALLLAQDGDRKLSAEEEEARRIAEMGKPILGENCKLEVIIEESYDFKNTVDKLIKKTNLAMVIGTHSWREQFLEAITVSAGEEEEDDDGREERLPSCFDYVMHFLTVFWKVLFACVPPTEYCNGWACFGVSILLIGILTALIGDLAAHFGCTVGLKDSVNAVVFVALGTSIPDTFASKVAALQDQCADASIGNVTGSNAVNVFLGLGVAWSVAAIYWAAQGRDFEVQTGTLAFSVTLFTIFAFVCISVLMYRRRPHIGGELGGPRTPKLLTAGLFLGLWLLYILFASLEAYCHIKGF; from the exons ATGGCGGCCCGGCGGGCGGCCTTGGTGGCCGCGCTGCTGTTGGCCGAGCCCTGCGCCCCCGAGGCGGCGTCGGCGGCAGCGGCGTCTTCCGAGGCCAACGGGACCTGCCAGGGCTCCAACCGCTGCCAACCCGGCGTCCTCCTGCCCGTCTGGCAGCCCGACAACCCCTCCTTCGGCGACAAGGCCGCCCGCGCCATCGTCTACTTCGTGGCCATGATGTACATGTTCCTGGGCGTCTCCATCATCGCCGACCGCTTCATGGCCTCCATCGAGGTCATCACCTCCAAGGAGAAGGAGATCACCATCACCAAGGCCAACGGGGAGACCAGCATCGGCACCGTCCGCATCTGGAACGAGACGGTCTCCAACCTCACCCTGATGGCGCTGGGTTCCTCGGCCCCCGAGATCCTCCTCTCCGTCATCGAGGTCTGCGGCCACAATTTCCAGGCGGGCGAGCTGGGGCCCGGCACCATCGTGGGCAGCGCGGCCTTCAACATGTTCGTGGTCATCGCCGTCTGCGTCTACGTCATCCCCAGCGGCGAGAGCCGCAAGATCAAGCACCTGCGGGTCTTCTTCGTCACTGCCTCCTGGAGCATCTTCGCCTACATCTGGCTCTACCTCATCCTGGCCGTCATCTCCCCCGGGGTGGTGCAGGTGTGGGAGGCCCTCCTCACCCTCGTCTTCTTCCCCGTCTGCGTGGTCTTCGCCTGGGCCGCCGACAAGCGCCTCCTCTTCTACAAGTACGTCTACAAGCGTTACCGGGCCGACCCCCGCAGCGGCATCATCATCGGCACCGAGGGCGAACTCCCCAAGGGCATCGAGATGGACGGCGGCTTCCCCGCCGGCCCCGAACGCCGCGAGGCCGAAGgcctccccgcctccccggccctgcccgcccccacgccggaggagaaggagctggacGAGAGCCGCCGGGAGGTCATCCAGATCTTGAAGGACCTCAAGCAGAAGCACCCCGAGAAGGAACTGGAGCAACTGGTGGAGATGGCCAACTACTACGCCCTCCTCCACCAGCAGAAGAGCCGGGCCTTCTACCGCATCCAGGCCACCCGCATGATGACCGGCGCCGGCAACATCCTCAAGAAACACGTGGCCGAGTTCTCCAAGAGGTCCTCCACCCTGCTGGAGGTGCCCTCGGACGCCGAGGAGGAGACCTGCAGCCGCATCTTCTTCGAGCCGTGCCTCTACCACTGCCTGGAGAACTGCGGCTCGGTGACGCTCTCGGTGGCTTGCCAACAGGGGGCCGAGGCCAACCACACCTTCTACGTGGACTACAAGACGGAGGACGGCTCGGCCAAGGCGGGCTCCGACTACGAGTACAGCGAGGGGACGCTCATCTTCAAGCCGGGGGAGACCCAGAAGGAGCTGAAGATCGGCATCATCGACGACGACATCTTCGAGGAGGACGAGCACTTCTTCGTCCGCCTCCTCAACCTCCGGGTGGGCGACGCCGAAGGCATGTTCGAGACCGACTCGGCCGAGCACCCCAAGGGCCGCTTGGTGGCCCCTTTGGTGGCCACCGTCACCATCTTGGACGACGACCACGCCGGCATCTTCACCTTCCAGGACCGGCTGCTGCACGTCAGCGAGTGCCAGGGGACGGTGGAGGTGACGGTGGTGCGCAGCTCGGGCGCCCGCGGCACCGTCCTCCTGCCCTACCGCACCCTGGAGGGGacggcccgcggcggcggcgtccACTACGAGGACGCCTGCGGGGAGCTGGAGTTCCGCAACGACGAGACCGC GAAGACGCTGCAGGTGAAGATCGTGGACGACGAGGAGTACGAGAAGAAGGACAACTTCTTCATCGAGCTGGGGCAGCCGCGTTGGCTCAAACGGGGCATCTCGG CCCTCCTGCTCGCCCAAG ACGGTGACCGGAAGCTCtccgccgaggaggaggaggctcgGCGCATCGCCGAGATGGGCAAACCCATCCTGGGGGAGAACTGCAAGCTGGAGGTCATCATCGAGGAGTCCTACGACTTCAAG AACACGGTGGACAAGCTGATCAAGAAGACCAACCTGGCCATGGTGATCGGGACGCACTCCTGGCGGGAACAGTTCCTGGAAGCCATCACCGTCAGCGCAG gcgaggaggaggaggacgacgacGGGCGGGAGGAGCGGTTGCCCTCCTGCTTCGACTATGTGATGCACTTCCTGACGGTCTTCTGGAAGGTTCTCTTCGCCTGCGTGCCCCCCACCGAGTACTGCAACGGCTGGGCCTGCTTCGGCGTCTCCATCCTCCTCATCGGCATCCTCACCGCCCTCATCGGCGACCTGGCCGCCCACTTCGGCTGCACCGTGGGCCTCAAGGACTCCGTCAACGCcgtcgtcttcgtggccctcggcacctccatccccg ACACCTTCGCCAGCAAGGTGGCCGCGCTGCAGGACCAGTGCGCGGACGCCTCCATCGGCAACGTGACGGGCTCCAACGCCGTCAACGtcttcctggggctgggggtcgcCTGGTCGGTGGCCGCCATTTACTGGGCGGCGCAAGGCCGGGACTTCGAGGTGCAGACGGGGACCTTGGCCTTCTCCGTCACCCTCTTCACCATCTTCGCCTTCGTCTGCATCAGCGTCCTCATGTATCGCCGCCGGCCCCACATCGGGGGCGAGCTGGGGGGGCCCCGCACCCCCAAACTCCTCACCGCCGGCCTCTTCCTCGGCCTCTGGCTCCTCTACATCCTCTTCGCCAGCCTGGAAGCCTATTGTCACATCAAGGGCTTCTGA